One window of the Cryptomeria japonica chromosome 7, Sugi_1.0, whole genome shotgun sequence genome contains the following:
- the LOC131045434 gene encoding cytochrome P450 750A1-like has protein sequence MALIEIREIMAEQLSSQTTALGLAFLVLVWVSYSLKKNSKLPPGPTPWPIIGNLHHLGRLPHRNLYEQSKKYGPVMFLRFGSLPCVVVSSSEMAKEFLKTHDLVFANRPCSAAGEHIAYNYKNLGMSSYGPYWRHVRKICVMELLSAKRI, from the coding sequence ATGGCTCTCATTGAAATTCGTGAAATAATGGCAGAACAACTTTCTAGCCAAACAACTGCTCTAGGATTAGCTTTTCTAGTCCTTGTGTGGGTATCATACAGCTTGAAGAAGAATTCTAAGTTGCCTCCAGGGCCAACCCCATGGCCAATAATAGGAAACCTCCATCACCTTGGCAGGCTTCCACACCGCAATTTATATGAGCAGTCAAAAAAATATGGCCCTGTGATGTTCTTGAGATTTGGGTCTCTGCCCTGTGTGGTGGTCTCTTCTTCTGAGATGGCCAAGGAGTTTTTGAAAACTCATGATTTAGTGTTTGCCAACAGACCTTGTTCTGCTGCTGGAGAACACATTGCTTACAACTATAAGAACTTGGGTATGTCTTCTTATGGTCCGTACTGGAGACACGTGAGGAAGATATGTGTGATGGAATTGCTGAGTGCGAAGCGAATTTAG
- the LOC131045462 gene encoding cytochrome P450 750A1-like, with product MLTGTRFSYDDVSGSGGELRDMVREVTSTIGSINIGDFLPYIDWMDLQGIKKRMKKAHNFFDRIVERIIDVHVEQRKRALDENREWAKDIVDVLLGVAESQTLEMEIRRENIKAIIFDLFIGGMETMATTMEWAMTALIRHPLVAKKLQEEIDSIVGKDRMVTESDLPNMDYL from the exons ATGCTGACTGGGACAAGATTTTCTTACGATGATGTTAGTGGCAGTGGTGGTGAGCTCAGAGATATGGTGAGGGAGGTTACCAGCACTATTGGTTCTATTAACATTGGGGACTTTTTACCTTACATAGATTGGATGGACTTGCAAGGAATCAAGAAACGGATGAAGAAGGCCCACAATTTTTTTGATAGGATTGTTGAGAGAATTATTGATGTCCATGTTGAGCAGAGGAAAAGGGCTTTGGATGAGAACAGGGAATGGGCTAAGGATATTGTGGATGTGCTACTTGGTGTGGCAGAATCGCAGACTTTGGAGATGGAGATCAGAAGAGAAAATATTAAAGCAATTATCTTT GATCTGTTCATTGGTGGAATGGAGACAATGGCAACTACCATGGAATGGGCAATGACTGCACTCATCAGACACCCCTTGGTAGCCAAGAAACTGCAGGAAGAAATTGATTCTATAGTAGGGAAAGACCGCATGGTAACTGAATCTGATCTACCCAACATGGACTACTTGTAA